A part of Dreissena polymorpha isolate Duluth1 chromosome 13, UMN_Dpol_1.0, whole genome shotgun sequence genomic DNA contains:
- the LOC127856452 gene encoding succinate dehydrogenase cytochrome b560 subunit, mitochondrial-like translates to MASALRLGLNNQQLFGRLACLQKCVVPCTSASTSAEKAGTKMDKYWKKNSQRNRPLSPHLSIYKYHIPMMLSISNRITASIVTGAFFAAPMIYLFGTKDFAGYYALLQNSGPLVQSGVIFVKLNLALCFSFHFWASIRHFVWDTGKGYSTEQLYQTGYALLAATLLTTAGLMCL, encoded by the exons ATGGCATCGGCGTTGAG GCTTGGACTAAATAACCAACAACTGTTTGGAAGGTTGGCGTGCCTTCAAAAATG TGTGGTTCCCTGTACATCAGCATCCACATCAGCTGAGAAAGCTGGGACGAAGATGGACAAGTATTGGAAGAAAAACAGTCAAAGGAATAGACCACTTTCACCACATCTTAGTATATACAA ATATCATATCCCTATGATGTTGTCGATATCAAATAGAATCACGGCCAGTATTGTCACAGGAG CTTTCTTTGCTGCACCCATGATCTACCTGTTCGGCACTAAGGATTTCGCGGGTTATTATGCACTTCTACAGAACTCTGGTCCATTAGTTCAGAGTGGGGTTATATTTGTGAAGCTGAACCTGGCTTTATGCTTCAGTTTCCATTTCTGGGCCAGCATAAGACATTTT GTATGGGACACAGGAAAGGGCTACTCGACTGAGCAGCTTTACCAGACCGGCTATGCCTTGCTAGCAGCTACACTTCTCACAACGGCTGGGCTTATGTGTCTGTAA